A DNA window from Barnesiella intestinihominis YIT 11860 contains the following coding sequences:
- a CDS encoding VOC family protein, whose protein sequence is MKLNHVALWVDDIESVRLFYMKYFGALCNDRYVNESKKFTSYFLSFDEGTACLELMNRPDILDMPFNRGQVKGLAHLSISVGSREAVDELTRRLQTDGYTVIGQPRLTGDGFYESTILDPEGNNVEITE, encoded by the coding sequence ATGAAACTTAATCACGTTGCACTATGGGTAGACGATATCGAATCGGTTCGTCTTTTTTATATGAAATATTTCGGTGCTTTATGTAATGACAGATATGTCAATGAATCTAAGAAATTTACTTCTTATTTTTTATCTTTTGATGAGGGAACAGCTTGTCTTGAATTAATGAATCGTCCTGATATTTTAGATATGCCTTTCAACCGAGGCCAAGTGAAAGGTTTGGCCCATTTGTCTATATCGGTAGGTAGTCGAGAAGCTGTCGACGAGCTTACCCGACGTTTGCAAACCGATGGATATACGGTTATAGGACAACCTCGGCTTACCGGTGATGGATTTTATGAGAGTACTATACTCGACCCGGAAGGTAACAATGTTGAAATTACCGAATAA
- a CDS encoding T9SS type A sorting domain-containing protein → MKKFTVCGAAVALCCLAGNVQAQEPEYPASASTEVFDFTPWNDDKLLLLFAQAADEGRKYPTKEEFEAAGFNLDLEFSRSHVRPAVIMEDAAKNIVADVYPTRRLWMNTPTGQGESVGGYPSSEFHSDVFSMWNYTNLYGAWNHTILQAPGSWADAAHKNGTHMFSGIKFFESWGTTSSEYIKLITKKNEKGEYVYVDAFLNALLFLGLDGINYNFEDSGYQQTDVVGFHQALYKRAKEIGFDSFHIGLYTSSSSLSTRTANALYGTKANGKTADLMLNYSGGDFATQYMASSVQAAETAYGTADGLYAGGWYRHMDLSWPLLNQDEATKRCGLCLWGEHKISRFFQYVVGKDPMDMQTNYQKLLEKGFSGGYRTPIQRPAPSYTNVFQVENASEADTQLAEFCGLAEFIPERTAIQGDLPFNTYFSLGNGDFYAYKGKKTLGSWYNMGQQDYVPTYRWLIYQTGTTNRSTDIDAEFTHEDAYIGGSALRLKGTPTSTGSDVVLYRAKLTVSGNNATAKLAVKSGIEGSNASNLYLILKKFDDNAWLEFPVGDLKGATWEEKEIALSGINQNDVIEYIGLRVKGSASDSYKMLVGQLQLCDDRSAVKPADIDDLSVVTEVKEETTSSMSVKLTWSVDYTGFSPARKDYGMVYNDEVNIDHFEILYKNGEDGRVSEVGRTSTWSAYVGNIQFEDENDDPYIGVRSVSVDLKSYSPVVWTHVPRATGSLPEPDTDLYGKTYLNLESEGVETAQKYRYVSSLVTTGATENLNYTSNTPVGGDNYLRVTDQKLKVEQGQKVTVKFAGRVNGSDDGLKWCLGKAYVDWNLDYVFDASTDELVMEVGTLNAGTDSIATGCTFILNVPEDAAVGTSRFRMVFSDAWFTHPGPTGGTAKGFSIDFDVEVTGSNSGREPEKTYADYRDQGVADEPDGLDVSGIEDVVNGNGNGVSSVSSLYPTVATDVIYFNNVDKAWIYTVDGQLVKYVNNNPESVNVSDLSSAMYVVKMQKGNVVRSQKMFKK, encoded by the coding sequence ATGAAGAAGTTTACTGTATGCGGTGCGGCTGTGGCTCTATGCTGTCTGGCCGGCAACGTGCAGGCGCAAGAACCGGAATATCCGGCGTCTGCATCGACAGAAGTTTTTGACTTTACACCGTGGAATGATGACAAGTTATTGCTGTTATTCGCTCAGGCGGCTGATGAAGGACGTAAGTACCCGACCAAAGAAGAGTTTGAAGCTGCCGGTTTTAATCTCGATCTGGAATTCTCCCGTTCGCACGTACGCCCGGCAGTTATTATGGAAGATGCAGCCAAAAACATTGTTGCCGATGTGTATCCCACCCGTCGGTTGTGGATGAACACACCGACCGGACAAGGTGAAAGTGTCGGTGGCTATCCCAGCTCCGAATTCCATAGCGATGTATTCTCTATGTGGAACTATACGAATTTATATGGTGCTTGGAACCACACTATATTACAAGCTCCGGGTTCTTGGGCCGATGCCGCTCACAAGAATGGGACGCACATGTTCTCGGGTATTAAGTTTTTCGAGTCTTGGGGAACAACTTCAAGTGAGTATATCAAGCTTATTACAAAGAAAAACGAGAAAGGAGAATACGTGTATGTAGATGCCTTTTTGAATGCTCTTTTGTTCTTGGGATTGGACGGTATAAACTACAATTTCGAGGATTCGGGCTATCAGCAGACTGACGTTGTCGGATTCCATCAAGCGCTTTACAAAAGAGCGAAAGAGATAGGGTTCGACAGCTTCCATATTGGTTTGTACACCAGTAGTTCTTCACTCTCGACACGTACTGCAAATGCCCTTTATGGAACAAAAGCGAACGGTAAAACCGCTGACTTAATGTTGAATTATTCGGGAGGAGATTTTGCAACACAATATATGGCTTCGTCGGTTCAAGCGGCAGAAACTGCTTACGGTACGGCCGACGGTTTATATGCCGGTGGTTGGTATCGTCACATGGATCTTAGCTGGCCTCTCTTGAATCAAGATGAAGCGACGAAGAGATGTGGTCTTTGCCTTTGGGGAGAGCACAAAATCAGTCGTTTCTTCCAATATGTAGTGGGAAAAGACCCCATGGATATGCAAACGAACTATCAAAAGTTGTTGGAAAAAGGATTCTCGGGGGGGTATCGCACACCGATCCAACGTCCGGCTCCTTCGTATACTAATGTATTCCAAGTAGAAAATGCCAGTGAAGCAGATACGCAATTAGCCGAATTCTGCGGATTGGCCGAATTTATACCGGAACGTACGGCTATTCAAGGCGATCTGCCGTTCAATACCTATTTCTCATTGGGAAATGGAGATTTCTATGCTTATAAAGGTAAAAAAACACTGGGTAGCTGGTACAATATGGGACAACAAGACTATGTACCGACCTATCGTTGGTTAATCTATCAAACGGGGACAACGAACCGTTCGACGGATATCGATGCTGAATTTACTCATGAGGATGCTTATATCGGTGGATCTGCCCTCCGTTTGAAAGGAACTCCTACTTCGACGGGATCTGATGTAGTGCTTTATCGTGCCAAACTGACTGTTTCTGGGAACAATGCAACAGCCAAACTGGCCGTGAAATCGGGTATCGAGGGAAGTAATGCTTCCAATCTGTATCTCATCTTGAAGAAATTTGACGACAATGCATGGTTGGAATTCCCTGTGGGCGACTTGAAAGGCGCTACTTGGGAAGAAAAAGAAATAGCTCTCAGCGGTATCAACCAAAACGATGTAATCGAATATATCGGTCTGCGTGTGAAAGGTTCGGCATCGGACAGCTATAAAATGCTCGTAGGACAGTTGCAATTATGCGATGACCGCTCTGCTGTGAAACCCGCTGATATCGACGATTTGAGTGTAGTTACAGAAGTGAAGGAAGAAACGACTTCTTCGATGTCTGTAAAATTGACTTGGAGTGTCGATTATACTGGATTTAGTCCTGCCCGCAAAGATTATGGTATGGTTTACAACGACGAGGTAAATATCGATCATTTTGAAATTTTGTATAAGAATGGAGAAGACGGACGAGTATCGGAAGTAGGACGTACTTCCACTTGGTCGGCTTATGTAGGTAATATTCAATTTGAAGATGAAAACGACGATCCCTATATCGGTGTTCGTTCGGTATCAGTCGATTTGAAATCGTATTCTCCGGTGGTGTGGACGCATGTACCTCGTGCCACGGGGTCTTTACCCGAGCCCGATACCGATTTGTATGGAAAAACTTATTTGAATCTCGAATCGGAAGGTGTTGAGACAGCTCAAAAATATCGTTATGTTTCATCGCTTGTTACTACGGGTGCAACTGAAAATTTGAACTATACATCGAATACACCTGTTGGAGGTGATAACTATTTGAGAGTAACCGACCAAAAACTGAAAGTAGAACAAGGCCAGAAAGTAACGGTTAAGTTTGCAGGACGAGTTAACGGTAGCGACGATGGTTTGAAGTGGTGTTTGGGTAAAGCCTATGTAGATTGGAATCTCGATTATGTATTCGATGCTAGTACAGACGAATTAGTAATGGAGGTAGGTACGTTAAATGCAGGAACCGATTCTATCGCAACAGGTTGTACCTTCATTCTTAATGTTCCCGAGGATGCGGCAGTGGGTACAAGTCGTTTCCGTATGGTATTCTCTGATGCTTGGTTTACTCACCCCGGACCTACGGGAGGTACGGCAAAAGGATTCTCGATCGATTTCGATGTGGAAGTAACCGGATCGAATTCCGGACGTGAACCGGAAAAAACATATGCCGACTACCGTGATCAAGGTGTTGCCGATGAACCCGATGGATTAGATGTATCTGGAATCGAAGATGTCGTAAATGGCAACGGAAACGGTGTATCGTCTGTTTCTTCGCTGTATCCTACGGTAGCTACCGATGTAATCTATTTCAACAATGTAGATAAGGCTTGGATATATACGGTCGATGGACAGTTGGTTAAATATGTAAACAACAATCCCGAATCTGTGAATGTCTCCGATCTGTCTTCTGCTATGTATGTAGTGAAGATGCAGAAAGGCAATGTGGTACGTAGCCAGAAGATGTTCAAGAAATAA
- the aspS gene encoding aspartate--tRNA ligase: MYRTNTCGELRLNHVGQKVTLAGWVQRSRKMGGMTFVDLRDRYGITQLVFNQETDADLCDKANKLGREYVIQVTGTVTERSSKNTNLPTGEIEIIAENLVVLHTAETPPFTIEDESDGGDDIRMQYRYLDLRRSVVRRNLELRHKMAFEVRRYLDELNFLEVETPVLIKSTPEGARDFVVPSRMNPGEFYALPQSPQTLKQLLMVSGFDRYFQIVKCFRDEDLRADRQPEFTQIDCEMSFVEQEDVLNIFEGMIKHLFKKIRGIEFNEPFLRMTWADAMKYYGSDKPDMRFGMKFVEMKDLTEGHNFVVFDSAEYVGGICAEGCATYTRKQLDELTEFVKRPQIGAKGLVYVRFDENGTPKSSVDKFYSADDLKKWGERFGAKPGDLLLILAGPAMKTRKALCELRLEMGSRLGLRDKDTFAPLWVIDFPLFEWDEETQRFYAMHHPFTSPKAEDIPLLDSDTGAVRANAYDMVINGVELGGGSIRIHDSELQDHMFRLLGFTEEQALDQFGFLINAFKYGAPPHGGLAFGLDRLVSMFAGLDSIRDCIAFPKNNSGRDVMLNAPSVLAESQLEELCIKVNPKN, from the coding sequence ATGTATAGAACGAATACGTGCGGAGAATTGCGGTTGAACCATGTCGGCCAAAAGGTGACGTTGGCAGGGTGGGTACAACGCAGTCGCAAAATGGGCGGAATGACATTTGTCGATCTGCGAGATAGATATGGTATCACACAGTTGGTCTTTAATCAAGAAACAGATGCCGATTTATGCGATAAAGCGAATAAATTGGGGCGTGAGTATGTCATACAGGTAACCGGTACGGTAACGGAACGGTCAAGCAAAAATACCAATCTGCCGACCGGTGAAATAGAAATCATAGCCGAAAATTTGGTCGTGTTGCATACCGCAGAGACACCGCCTTTTACTATCGAAGACGAATCGGACGGAGGAGACGATATTCGCATGCAGTATCGTTATCTCGATTTGAGACGATCGGTAGTACGCCGTAATCTCGAATTACGTCACAAGATGGCATTCGAAGTCCGCCGTTATCTCGACGAATTGAATTTCTTGGAGGTGGAGACTCCGGTGTTGATCAAGTCTACTCCCGAAGGGGCTCGTGATTTTGTAGTGCCTTCAAGAATGAATCCGGGAGAGTTTTACGCGCTCCCTCAATCGCCCCAAACATTGAAACAGTTATTGATGGTATCGGGATTCGACCGTTATTTCCAAATCGTGAAATGTTTTCGTGACGAGGATTTACGGGCAGACCGTCAGCCCGAGTTTACTCAGATAGACTGTGAAATGTCTTTTGTCGAGCAAGAAGATGTTTTGAATATTTTTGAAGGTATGATTAAACACCTGTTCAAAAAGATTCGTGGCATTGAGTTCAACGAACCGTTTTTGCGTATGACATGGGCCGACGCCATGAAATACTATGGCAGCGATAAACCCGATATGCGCTTCGGTATGAAATTCGTTGAAATGAAAGATTTAACCGAAGGACATAATTTTGTGGTGTTCGATAGTGCCGAGTATGTGGGCGGTATCTGTGCCGAAGGGTGTGCGACATATACCCGTAAGCAACTCGATGAATTGACCGAGTTCGTCAAACGTCCACAAATAGGAGCCAAAGGGTTGGTCTATGTCCGTTTCGATGAAAACGGCACGCCAAAGTCATCGGTCGACAAATTTTATTCGGCAGACGATTTGAAAAAGTGGGGCGAAAGATTCGGTGCAAAACCGGGCGACCTGTTGTTGATATTAGCTGGTCCTGCGATGAAAACCCGTAAGGCTCTTTGTGAGCTGCGGCTGGAAATGGGCTCTCGTTTGGGGTTGCGGGATAAAGATACGTTTGCACCCTTGTGGGTTATCGATTTTCCCTTGTTCGAATGGGACGAGGAGACCCAGCGCTTCTATGCCATGCATCACCCGTTTACTTCCCCGAAAGCGGAAGATATTCCTCTATTGGATAGCGATACCGGAGCCGTCAGAGCGAACGCTTACGACATGGTTATCAACGGTGTCGAATTGGGTGGCGGGTCTATCCGTATACACGACAGTGAATTGCAAGACCATATGTTCCGTTTGCTGGGATTTACCGAAGAGCAAGCATTGGATCAGTTTGGTTTCTTAATCAATGCATTCAAGTATGGAGCACCGCCTCACGGAGGTTTGGCGTTCGGTTTGGATCGTCTAGTCTCGATGTTCGCCGGATTAGATTCTATACGAGACTGCATCGCATTCCCCAAAAACAATTCCGGTCGAGATGTTATGCTTAATGCACCTTCTGTTTTGGCGGAATCCCAGTTAGAAGAACTATGTATAAAAGTGAACCCGAAGAATTAG
- a CDS encoding linear amide C-N hydrolase, with translation MKKLLSLWITVVIILFQVHVSEACTGITLTTKDNSMILARTIEWGGSDLNSQYVVVPRGYEQYSYIPGGERSGMKFTARYGYIGLSVEQKEFVAEGLNEAGLSAGLFYFPGYGRYEDYDSKLKDSSIADLQLVSWILGNFSTVDEAMKAIKKIHIVPIDPRASTVHWRMADITGKQIVLEIVDGQPNFYENTLGILTNSPGFDWHMTNLNNYINLYPGTTNPRTLGNIKLSSFGAGSGFLGIPGDVTPPSRFIRAAFYQTSSPQKETAIETVIQSFHILNNFDIPIGIEFSESETPTDIPSATQWTSSTDLTHRVIYYRTMYNSDIRCIDLKAIDFNRVKYQAVPLDLIKQQPIQPVRIN, from the coding sequence ATGAAAAAATTACTTTCTTTATGGATAACGGTTGTTATCATTCTATTTCAAGTTCATGTCTCAGAAGCTTGTACCGGCATTACTTTAACAACAAAAGATAATTCTATGATTCTTGCCCGAACAATCGAATGGGGCGGCAGCGATTTAAATAGCCAATATGTTGTCGTTCCTCGTGGTTACGAACAGTATTCCTATATTCCCGGAGGAGAGCGATCGGGAATGAAATTTACAGCTCGTTACGGTTATATCGGGTTATCCGTCGAACAAAAGGAATTTGTGGCAGAGGGACTAAACGAGGCTGGACTATCTGCCGGATTATTTTATTTTCCCGGATATGGTCGATATGAAGACTATGATTCCAAACTGAAAGATTCCAGTATAGCCGATTTACAATTAGTATCATGGATATTGGGAAACTTTTCAACGGTAGACGAAGCTATGAAAGCTATAAAAAAGATACACATCGTGCCGATTGACCCGAGAGCCTCAACCGTTCATTGGAGAATGGCAGATATTACAGGAAAGCAAATCGTATTGGAGATTGTTGATGGTCAACCTAATTTCTATGAAAATACATTAGGAATACTTACCAATTCTCCCGGTTTTGACTGGCATATGACCAATCTGAATAATTACATCAATCTTTATCCCGGGACTACTAATCCGAGGACACTCGGAAATATAAAACTTTCCTCATTTGGTGCAGGCAGTGGTTTCCTCGGCATTCCCGGTGATGTCACTCCCCCATCAAGATTCATACGTGCCGCTTTTTACCAGACTTCTTCTCCACAAAAAGAAACAGCGATAGAAACTGTTATACAGAGCTTTCACATTTTGAACAACTTTGATATACCTATCGGTATAGAGTTTTCTGAAAGTGAAACGCCTACCGATATACCGAGTGCCACACAATGGACATCATCGACAGATCTTACACACAGAGTTATCTATTATCGTACTATGTATAATAGCGACATTCGTTGCATAGACTTGAAAGCCATCGATTTTAATCGTGTAAAATATCAAGCGGTTCCACTCGATTTGATAAAACAGCAACCTATACAGCCGGTACGAATCAATTGA
- a CDS encoding aspartate kinase: MEKQKMDRKQEKFKILKFGGTSLGTVERIKHVANLICNNELNLVVLSAMSGTTNSLAKIASLLFNGDIDGAQRDIKCLEIKYIEVADKLYLSAKSIEEAKKFILCSFSSLQTIAQSPISSKQEKIILAQGELLITRLMHIYLKEIGIVSVLLPAIEFMRTDRNGEPDIHFIKRNVCKLLKHYPNNRLFITQGYICRNVSGEIDNLQRGGSDYTASLLGSALNACEIQIWTDIDGLHNNDPRVVSTTAPVRTLTFDEASKLAYFGAKILHPTCILPAKLKNIPVRLLNTMNPQAPGTLISDTADTGKIKAVAAKDNVTYIKLRSHYKIPCYRFLEKIFHCFAQSHTPIDLVVTSNVEISLSIDNKIHLPKIISMLERYADVSVEDDMVIICVVGDLKWYNVGFEHQIVEALKDIPVRMISYGDNCDVSFVMRRDDKKRALEALSQRVFS; this comes from the coding sequence ATGGAAAAGCAGAAAATGGATCGTAAACAAGAAAAATTCAAAATCTTGAAATTCGGAGGAACTTCATTAGGAACCGTCGAGAGAATCAAACATGTAGCAAATCTTATTTGTAATAATGAGTTGAATCTGGTCGTACTATCGGCAATGTCGGGCACGACCAATTCATTGGCAAAAATAGCCTCATTACTATTTAATGGAGATATCGACGGTGCACAGCGAGACATTAAGTGTTTGGAAATCAAATATATTGAAGTCGCCGATAAGCTCTATCTTTCTGCAAAGAGCATAGAAGAAGCTAAAAAGTTTATTCTATGCTCTTTTTCATCGTTACAAACAATAGCTCAATCTCCCATTTCTTCAAAACAAGAAAAAATCATACTGGCACAGGGCGAATTACTGATAACTCGACTGATGCATATTTATTTGAAAGAAATTGGAATCGTGTCGGTTCTGCTTCCTGCGATTGAGTTCATGCGTACCGACAGAAACGGAGAGCCCGATATACACTTTATCAAAAGGAATGTATGCAAATTATTAAAACACTATCCCAATAATCGTTTGTTTATTACGCAAGGTTATATTTGTCGTAACGTATCCGGTGAAATAGACAACCTACAACGAGGCGGTAGCGATTATACTGCATCATTATTGGGTTCTGCCTTGAATGCATGTGAGATACAAATATGGACCGACATAGACGGACTACACAACAACGACCCAAGAGTAGTATCGACAACAGCACCAGTGCGTACTCTGACTTTTGACGAAGCCTCCAAGCTCGCTTATTTCGGTGCAAAGATTTTGCATCCGACATGTATCCTTCCGGCCAAATTAAAAAATATCCCTGTAAGGTTACTCAACACTATGAATCCCCAAGCCCCGGGAACGCTTATTTCCGATACTGCCGACACCGGGAAAATAAAGGCTGTTGCAGCCAAAGATAACGTAACTTATATTAAGTTGCGCTCTCATTATAAAATACCGTGTTACCGTTTCCTCGAAAAAATATTTCACTGCTTTGCACAATCCCATACACCTATCGATTTGGTCGTAACGTCTAATGTGGAAATATCTTTATCAATCGACAATAAGATACATTTGCCGAAAATAATCTCTATGCTGGAACGATATGCCGATGTTTCGGTCGAAGATGATATGGTAATTATTTGTGTTGTGGGTGATCTGAAATGGTATAATGTGGGCTTTGAACATCAAATAGTCGAAGCCTTAAAAGATATTCCTGTACGAATGATCTCTTACGGAGATAACTGCGATGTTTCGTTCGTTATGCGTCGTGATGATAAAAAGCGAGCTTTGGAAGCACTTAGCCAACGTGTCTTTTCTTAA
- a CDS encoding Nif3-like dinuclear metal center hexameric protein — protein sequence MIVNDIIKAIESVAPLNWQESYDNAGLQVGGRFQSVSGVVVCLDVTEAVVDEAISMGYNLIVSHHPLLFKGLKSITGNSYVERIVIKAIQHNIAIYAAHTNLDNAPEGVSYRMARKLGLTSIRVLDPLCGRLIKLVTYVPSTHVESVRSALFEAGAGHIGNYDKCSFGQEGTGTFRAGTYANPYCGTIGEFHREQETRLEVIVPIHVQEAVIDALKRSHPYEEPAFDLIPLSNRWEQVGSGVVGALPEPVDEVLVLEKLKEIFKTGCVKHSPLHNRKISRIALCGGAGASLITKAVIAGADMFVTGEIRYHDYFEFESHILLAEIGHYESEQYTKEIFCEIIQKKFPTFAIHSTQVDTNPINYL from the coding sequence ATAATAGTTAACGATATCATAAAGGCGATAGAATCGGTCGCTCCATTGAATTGGCAAGAATCCTATGATAATGCAGGATTGCAAGTGGGCGGTCGGTTTCAATCGGTTTCGGGTGTGGTTGTTTGTCTCGATGTCACGGAAGCCGTAGTCGACGAAGCTATCTCTATGGGATATAATTTGATTGTATCTCACCATCCTTTACTCTTCAAGGGATTGAAATCGATAACGGGGAATAGTTATGTCGAGAGGATTGTCATTAAAGCTATTCAACACAACATAGCCATTTATGCAGCCCATACCAATCTCGACAATGCCCCGGAGGGGGTATCTTACAGAATGGCTCGGAAACTGGGATTGACCTCGATTCGAGTTTTAGACCCGTTATGCGGCCGACTGATAAAATTGGTTACCTATGTACCTTCGACTCATGTCGAGAGCGTAAGAAGCGCTCTTTTTGAAGCAGGAGCCGGTCATATAGGAAACTATGACAAGTGTAGTTTCGGACAAGAAGGGACAGGGACGTTTCGTGCGGGAACCTATGCTAATCCATATTGCGGTACGATAGGGGAGTTTCACCGGGAACAAGAGACGCGCTTGGAAGTGATAGTTCCTATACATGTACAAGAAGCGGTTATCGATGCGCTGAAAAGGAGCCACCCGTATGAAGAACCGGCATTCGATTTGATTCCGTTATCCAACCGATGGGAACAAGTCGGGAGCGGTGTTGTAGGAGCCTTACCGGAACCTGTCGATGAAGTGTTGGTCTTGGAAAAGCTGAAAGAAATTTTTAAGACCGGTTGCGTAAAACATTCTCCGTTGCATAACCGAAAAATTTCACGAATAGCATTATGTGGAGGAGCCGGAGCCTCATTGATAACAAAAGCTGTCATAGCCGGAGCCGATATGTTTGTTACAGGAGAGATTCGTTATCACGACTATTTCGAATTTGAATCTCATATACTATTGGCCGAAATCGGTCATTATGAGAGCGAACAATATACAAAAGAAATTTTTTGTGAGATAATTCAAAAAAAATTCCCTACCTTTGCAATCCATTCTACACAGGTAGATACAAATCCGATAAATTATTTGTAA
- a CDS encoding zinc ribbon domain-containing protein produces MATDKTKAEKEYTVEEKLKTLYDLQTILSEIDRIKTLRGELPLEVQDLEDEIAGLETRIKNFHTEIEDLKAAVSAKKVEIQNAQTLIEKYTKQQDNVRNNREFDFLSKEIEYQTLEIQLCEKRINEFIAAQEAKSNEVAASEEILQDRQHILNEKKSELDEIVSETKQDEEKLREKAKKLENKVEPRLLSAFKRIRKNARNGLAVVYIQRDSCGGCFNRIPPQRQLDIKMRKKIIVCEYCGRIMIDPELAGVKDVN; encoded by the coding sequence ATGGCTACTGACAAAACAAAAGCAGAGAAAGAATATACAGTGGAGGAGAAGTTGAAAACACTGTATGATTTGCAAACCATTCTTTCGGAAATCGATAGAATAAAAACATTGAGGGGTGAGCTTCCTCTTGAAGTTCAAGACCTTGAAGATGAGATTGCAGGTCTTGAAACTCGTATCAAAAACTTTCATACAGAAATAGAAGACCTTAAAGCTGCTGTGTCGGCTAAAAAAGTAGAAATACAAAATGCCCAAACGCTTATAGAGAAATATACCAAGCAGCAGGATAATGTGCGGAATAATCGAGAATTTGATTTTCTGTCGAAAGAAATCGAATATCAAACGCTTGAAATTCAATTGTGCGAAAAACGTATCAATGAATTTATCGCAGCACAAGAGGCCAAGAGTAATGAAGTCGCAGCTTCGGAGGAGATTTTACAGGATCGCCAGCATATTTTGAACGAAAAGAAAAGCGAACTTGATGAAATTGTTTCGGAGACCAAACAAGATGAAGAAAAGCTGAGGGAAAAGGCCAAGAAACTTGAAAATAAAGTGGAGCCTCGTTTGTTGTCTGCATTTAAGAGAATTCGTAAGAACGCACGCAATGGTTTGGCAGTGGTTTATATTCAACGCGATTCTTGTGGAGGGTGTTTCAATCGTATTCCACCTCAAAGACAGCTCGATATCAAAATGCGTAAGAAAATTATCGTTTGTGAATATTGCGGACGTATTATGATTGACCCGGAACTTGCGGGAGTGAAAGATGTAAATTAG